The DNA window ACAAAACACGCTTTTAGTAAAAcacatttttcttatttttacttTAGTATAAATAGTTTCTTTTCTTCCTTTGGATACACTATTTTGGAAGCTTATTTTTCGCTGTAAGCCGAATAATGAAACATCTTCATTTTCTGAGAAAAGTTCTTATGAGTCTTAATATTGGTTTAGTCTTTTGTCATATTagacgaataaattaattaagaacttatatgccttactttcaaaattgtttctcaaattaaaattcaagcaattgattttatattatataataaattataatgaaaataatatataGAACGAATtgaactgaattttttttttcaacgggaattttatggatgttcaaaGAAAAACACtgtaggaaggattccactaaaagacttgtctgatatataatttttctaaaaaaaattactaatgGCAATATTTGAATGAAAGGTtaaaaacaatttttgaaaattacagcaatgtttgaaaattatttataaGGCTTTAAATAATGATTATATTACTGAATGAAAGGTTAACAGCAATTCTTGAAAATTAcagcaatttttgaaaattatttatttataaggCTCTAAATAAGATTATATGATTATTTGTTTATAAGGCTCTAAATAATGATTATATGATTATACAACGGTTAGATGCAAAGGTTTTAGTAATAATGAAGAGGAAAATGTGTGAGCAATTTATGCCATTTATTTTATTGAAGTTTACATGAAGGGTATTATACGACGGTTAGATGCAAAGGTTTTAGTAATAATGAAGAAGGTTTTAGTAATAATGAAGAGGAAAAGGTGTGAGTAATTTATGTCATTTATTTCATTAAAGTTTGCATGAAGGGTATTATAGACAATGCACAATTGGAAAACATTGTAGATTATGcacacttttataggtataaataaataaataatatagatTCTTCCTcttaggaaggattccactaaaaaacttgtctgatatataatttttctaaaaaaaattactaatgGCAATATTTGAATGAAAGGTtaaaaacaatttttgaaaattacagcaatgtttgaaaattatttataaGGCTTTAAATAATGATTATATTACTGAATGAAAGGTCAACAGCAATTCTTGAAAATTAcagcaatttttgaaaattatttatttataaggCTCTAAATAAGATTATATGATTATTTGTTTATAAGACTCTAAATAATGATTATATGATTATACAACGATTAGATGCAAAGGTTTTAGTAATAATGAAGAGGAAAATATGTGAGTGTCATTTATTTTATTGAAGTTTGCATGAAGGGTATTAGACAACGGTTAGATGCAAAGGTTTTAGTAATAATGAAGAAGGTTTTATTAATAATGAAGAGGAAAAGGTGTGAGCAATTTATgtcatttattttattaaagtttgCATGAAGGGTATTATAGACAATGCACAATTGAAAAACATTGTAGATCATGCACATTTTTATAGGTATATAAAtgaataattaatccaatagtCAAATTTCTTTTATCGGTACTTGTATAGAACAGATTGCTTGCAAGCAAATTGGAgatgaatttttgtttttggcGAGTCAACTTCATTTTGTCAGCCACTGCAGCTGTAAAGATGAATCCTGGCATGCATCCACCACAAAGACATTGCAATTGTACCTACAGAAATATATGAGAATGAAAGCAGCGTGGTTCGTCCCAAATGTACAACCAttacaaaattatttaataatattaaacaaATGTTTCAAACTATGagatttaaattctttaaatGATCGGTTTTTATGCAAAATAACGGTTGAATTCGCGTTATCCTAATGTACTACTTTAACCATAAATCTAATGATTCATAAATCTAATATTATAGTATTACCTACTAGTAACACCTCATTAACACAAAATAACCAAATGCCTAATAAATAGAATGATCTTTCGTTGTGGCAATAGTTTGAAAAACGATAGCTCTATACAAGTCTATGACTGTATGTTCTTTACGCAAAAAAGTTTGCCTAATAAAGAGAACGCCGCCATTCTTTATTCGATCACTTAATATTTTGGATGGAATTTTGCAACTCAATCAAATGCCAACTATTGCAAGGTAAAAACTAAAAAGTAAATAATTTTATCTATACATTTTTAGAGCGtgtgctaaatcaactcatccAACAATGTGGAGACGTAGTCGCGTTTTTTGAATCTCAAATTTGAAGGGTGAACTTCTGAACTTACAACACTTTTAACATTACCCGAGACAGCGCTGATATAACCCTAAAGCCAGGAGGCGGGAAAACGAATCCTCGTAAACCAGGAGTACAAAGATTTGTCCATCAAAATACAAAGCTATTCAGAAGCTAACTACATACCAAGCAAGCAGGAAACAATATTTAttgttttattctttttttttctgaGGGATTTATTGCATTATTATGTTTACACTAGCTAATACTTAATCGAAACAGGCAGTCGACCAAGCAGCTAAATTACCAACCCAGATGAAAAAGAAGGCACTGTTAAACAGGTAAAATAAGACTAATGAACAAAAACTCAGAATAGGACCATCACCAAGAAGAGAAGAGGATGTATCGGTTGATCCTTTTTCTTTCCAACTCCAATGAATGAAGGTCAAAGCTCTCTCAGGGTCAGTCAGATATTCTAATCTCTACCCCAAGTACTGCCTTCACTTGTTCGTATGTCACGAATGCAATGGCTATTGATGGAACAACCTGAACAGGCATGGCAATATTTAGTAAAAcaagcaactggtgaaaaaaaGCAAATGCTTGTATGGTCGATTAATTTTAGCCTGTGAAAATGCCAGGAAAATTTAACCAGAAAcggatttcttttttttttggataaGAAATCAGCAGTGCATTACAAGTGTGCAAGCTAACCCAGCTCTATATGACAGCTTCATGACAGCGTTAATAGTACAGAAACCCATAAAATCTTAGCAACACTATCACAAGGACACATATCtcgtttaaatttagatttccTTCATTGTTTCGCATTTCTGTTTCGGTCAATCAACCTATCAGTCAATTCATAGAAGTTGTCAACTTttcgggggggggggggggggggggggggtgttgTTCTATCATTTGGGATGTGAGGGTTAGAAGAGATCTTATGGAGGGTGAGTTTGGGGAATTTACAAATTTGTTGGGTGTCCTAAACAGGGTCAGATTGAACATGGGAACTGAGGATCATAGAGTATGGTTGGGAGATCTTTCAGGGTTGTTTTCCGTTAGTTCTTTTTATaattctttcttttctctttctGATTCCCTTTCTGTTGGTTGTTTTAATAACCAGAAACGGATTTCTCATTCTACTACATGCCTCGTACTATAAAAACGACAAGACCATATTGCCATTCAAAAATAACAGACGATATAATCTAATTTGGCCATCATTTTTCACATACTATGTGCaagcaacatgatgctcaagtcatttatttttattgtgcaCAATCCTTTCTTCCAAACCAAGATTCCTCTTACAGCATCATTATCAGGAAGTTCAAGGTTTTATAATTGAAGACTAACCTTTACTGAATTGGGTACCAAACCCCTATATAATGCTCCAAAACCCTCATGCCTCACAGTTTTCCTGAAAGCATCAATCATGCCAGTATATTCAAGGGCGACGTTGCTCCTACCATCGCCAATGACAATTGAAGAAGCATGATTCCATCCTACCATCTGCATTCTTCTACGAATAACATCGAGTGGGTAAGCAATAGTTTGTCCAACTGTGCCTGCTGCAGCCCCACATGCAAGCCTTGTTGCAACACCTAATTCATCATCTTCACCAACAAGCCCAAAGGCTTTGGATTTAATCAACCAATCTTTTAGAGATTCGTACACAGCAAAGTTGAGACCCACATAAGGAAcctaagaaaaataaaaagagagaatgagtttcccaaaaaaagCAAGAGAAGGGGGAAAACAAAATCGCAAGAGAAAGATGCTAAATCAGATGCATGTGGTCGCAATGACAATCTTCCCTTCCAAAAGCAGTTCAATATCATTTGAAATGGGATACATATCATTATATGGTCAACTAGGCAGTAAACTACGTTTTACACATCTCCAAGTTCACAGAATCATTAGAAATAGTGAACACTAGTTCTTAACCTGTACAGTCCGGACTTTTTTCAGCTTAATAGCCAATTTGAAATGTTCAATCATTCAGGAAATATCATCTCTGATTCTCTGACAACTCTTACATGCTAAATGCAGTCATTTTAAGTACAATGGTGACACTGATTAAATTATTTTGCATGATATGAGCATGTTACTCGTTTTAACAAAAGAAAAACATGCATGTTAGATCTTCATTTCATCACATAGTGGAAAAGGAAAACTCTGTCAGAAATTTGTGGCAATACTCAGAGATACGAAAGTACATATGATGCCGGGACTTACAACACCAATGACAGAAGGGAGCCAACCCTTATAGAGAGCACGAAAACCTTCCTCACGAAGCACAGTTGATAAAGCATGAAACATTCCTCTGTATTGGAAAGGAGATTTTTCAGTCTGCAGCATAGAAGAAAATAACAGTCATATAGCTGGAAAAATTCGTTAACAGAAGTTCAATAATCTCCGAAAAGCTCATCTTAATGAGTGTTTGAGATACCTGCACAGTAATTCTGCCTCTAACCATGTCCATTGGGTATGTTGCAGACATGGCAATAATTCCAGCACAAGCTCCTGCTCCCAGGCGTAATAAAGGAGTCAGCTGAGCATCCTCTGCAAAACAAATAAGTAAGAAATTCATCAATACATATTAAATACTACCTATGCATCCCCACCCAGCGGAAAAATTAAACGATGTCCAGATTTTATGCCAGAAGCACTTCACTAATTTTAGGATATTGAGATGGCAATAATCACGTAGATTGCGAAGATAATGAAACATTGTACTATTCAGTAGAATATATGTAAATCAATAAGAAATCTAATCATTAATGTGGCGAAACTAGTTAGTCAAAAGCATCAACAGCTGAAGATTCGGTGTCTCTGAGACCTCACAACTCATTTTTGGGTTAACCCgggtttctctacttcactagTGAGTTTGGTTATGTTTATACAAAGATCGAAAGGTCTATGTAGACAATTCAACTAGTGAAAAGATTTATCACCCCACAAATCAAAACTAGTTCAAATGGTAGCTATTAGCATAAAATACAATGCCAATATGTGTGTGCAACTAGTTGATTACCAACTACGTATAGTAACAAAAGCATACCATTTCCGGTTTGCTGACGATACAGATATAGTATACCCCTGCAACAAGAAACCAAATCCAATAAATTACATGGAGAATGACAAACTCATCtaatttggatcaaatttttatTAGCTCCAACTATGTTGCATTGCACATATTAACGCCTCATTACATTAATAGCGTAAAATCCTCATAACAAATCAAATTACACACACTAACAATCAGAAAGGTTAACTAAAACTCTTCCGTGGCAGGTTCACAAATAGAACAGATTCCCTAGTTATGTAAGATAAAGCACTATCAAGTATCACCAATCCCGCACTCGGAATTAACAGGGCAAGCTAAACGGGTTTAATATTCCAAAACAACTTAATCGGACAAGAAAGATAAGAAAGTGAAGCATGTTGACAGTGGTCAGTGGTAGTCAAGACCCTAGCCATAAACCAAATCTGGCAACACCTCCTATACCATGTTTGATCCAGAAATATAAATTAGCAATATTGAATTGGATAAACCAACAAAGGACGAGCTAACGTGAATTTAAGTAGAAGACCAAGATCAGAACAGTAGATGTGTGATTTCAGAATATTTCGATGGGAAAAAACTAAGTGCATACACATTCTACGTTTTTAAGGGCCATACTTGGAAGCCTGCTCATAGCTGAAGAACTTTACTGCTGAATTTGGAACAATTCGAGCACAATTAGTGCCATTGCCTTTAAACATTCCTCTAAACCCTTCACTTCTCCATATATACTTCAAGCCTTGAATAGTACCACAGTACTTTACGTTGTGTGGATTTTGAACCTGATGCAGAGTTAAACTTATGTGATGTAACTTTGCCACTGATTGGAGCTCCAGCTGGAGAAGGAATGGAGGATATGAAAAAGTCAATAAGTTGAACAAAACAAACCTGCAGTAAAATTTTCAATCTCTCTAATGGAGCTACAGCTGTCCGCGACCTGCAAGATCATGCAGCAAGTCAATCACATGCGCTGATTTAACCATAAATTAGAAACTCAGAATCCGGTCAATCAGGAAAAAGAAcagaaaaggaaaagaaatcCAGCAGCCAGAGCTAACAGCCAAACAATACTCATGCGCCTTTCAAATTACTGTCTTCTCCTCAGTTACACTCACGTGTAGAGAAAAAAAATCTTCTCAATTGGTTATTTTCAGATGCATACTTCCAGCCCGAATGTACCACAAGATGGAGCAGGTAATTCATCCACTTCAAGCaactaaaaaaatttatgtgacaCATTCATCATTCTGACTTCCAAGTGAATTTAATTCCTTGAAGATTAATTTCTATTAGCTAAAGAGAGGAGAGAGTGGATAATGTGACACATTCATCATTCTGACTTCCAAGTGAATTTAATTCCTTGAAGATTAATTTCTATCAGCTAAAGAGAGGAGAGAGTGGATAAAAGAGACAGGTACCCTTAATTGTGAGGAATGGTATAAAATATAAAGCTCGAAAATTTTGCAGCTACTTATTTTTCTAAGGCACGAGAAATGCACATATAACTAGAATCGTGCACTTTAGTTGTTTGTTCATTTGAGTCACAGTCGAGCGAGAGTACTCAATCAAAGCACTTCAGAAAGATGGATTTATGCGACTACATCTAGAACACAGCCATGTGGGTCACAATTATcgcaaattatcaaattttctactcgattattataaatatactCTTCGGCAATCTCTATTCTCCACCAAGGGCTCGAAGGACCATGACAATCATTTGACAGTATAAACAAAAGAACACAATAAGAAGATCATGTATTAAACAGACTCTCAACAGACTATACACACGCATTTATACAATAAACAGAAAAACACTTACACGCCTCCAGCAACACCACCAGCAACTAGAGATTTGCAAATACTGTAAAGTTGATACTTGGTAGGCTTGATTTCTTCCTTGGCGAGTTTCGCCTCCTCCGCCAGAGTCACAATCTTAGACACCGCCGATTCGCTCGTCTTCACCTCCTCCGACGCCATCAACTCCTCCAAAAGAATCGCAAggcaatttaataaattaaacaaaAGAATCCTCCGACCTGTGATCAAATCGAAGCGTTCATTCTACGCGAAGATGAATCATATCGTCGATTTCGAGGCGGCCGTCAGCGGCGGGGGAAAATAAATCTGGGGGGCAATGTTGCCCGCGATTTTACGTGTGACGGCGTTCTGCTGGAGTGGTCAAAGCTTCATTTTTCGATGGCTTCATTATCTGTTTTGATAATAATCatcataataataattattaatattattattattattattgaataattaTCGTTATTATTAATTACTAGTAGAGAGGAATTATGTGTGATTCCCTTGTAAAACAAGATTCGATTTCTACTGGctgaacattttcatcatcaaaattaaaattaaacacAAATCCAAATTAGTTCCAACAGATAAGTCAAACTTCACTTCATACTAATTGATTGTTAAAAATTTTTTGAAAGACAAAAAATAAGGGCCCTTCGAATGTCGGAAAGGACGCATAATACGTGTTTAAATTTTCAGCAATCAATACTATCTATCTAGTTATTAAGTGTGAGACGTGTTTAAATTTTGAGTTATATCAGaagatattaaaatatttaatttcataataatttttttatattactaAAAATATCTTCAAATCActctatattttatataaaaaaaatctaaacaaaatttttattttaaatcgaacaaatctactaaattgaaaataatctcATTTATGTgcgtttatgtttttttttattaatagtcAATCGTAATTAGTCATAATTGGTTATTTGATTCCACTGATTATTTGTACTATTGTCACACTCCTTAAACCCTAACATAAACAAAAAGCAAAATGTTATTTGTAGTGCAAGTTTGGGCTCATGGAATTCAATCTCTAGCAATGGGCCCAATTAAGTTTTGggcttttaaatttttgtttttaatgcaAATTACTCTGTCCAATCACTTATTTGCTAATAAAGAAAATTACATTCGACTTTGACGTGCTAATTGCAAATAAGTGAAATCAATCATTCTACTCCCCTTTTTTTCCCCGATTGTCGTTACATAGAAATCGaccaatattatttttataaagaaCATGCTTCGAAAAATTACCGAAAGTACAAGCATGCCAAATATCTCAATCAACGAATTAATTCACACACCATTTCCCCTTATTTCCAAGAACACGGCATGCAAATAAGAAACCAAACACCTAAACATAATAATGcaaagaaaattttgaataaaacacATAAGTATCACAAAAATATCGTGAAACGGtgttaaatgtcccacatcggttagataattaacctttgagtggtatatatggaattggacaatcctccccccttgagctagcttttggggttgagttaggtccaagttccaatcttaacatgatttcagagcccgggttccaccgttatgtgttggactgcctataattaggccacccgttctgcccataattgggtcatttgtaaactccacgctccagatgttcattcctgggcgtgagaggggtgtgttaattgtcccacatcggttggataaataacctttgagtggtatatatgggattggacaatcctccccccttgagctagcttttggggttgagttaggtccaagttccaatcttaacatggtatcagagcctgggttccaccgttatgtgttgttggactgcctataaatAGGCtacccgttctgcccataattgggtcatttgtaaactccacgctccagatgttcattcctgggcgtgagaggggtgtgttaaatgtcccacatcggttagataattaatctttgagtggtatatatggAATTGGACAATCCTTCCCTCTTGAGTtaacttttggggttgagttaggttcaAGTTTCAATCTTAATAAACGgtcttatattttaattttgtgAAAGAAATTTTCAATACGAGAATATCTCACCAtagatatttaattaatattactATTAAGGCTTATCCGAGCCAACTAAACAGCCTGAATAATTTGTCTCTTTATCAATGTATACTATTAATAGAATGTTTTGTCAGCTGTAACAAATTCCGGCGCTTATTTTTGCACATGGCGGAAAGGGAAAAATAGTTTGGCCGACATAAAGTTACAATTTGTTTTCTTCTTTTTAATACAAAAGATCACGACAGTTgacatttatttatattttctgaATTTTTCGGACAGATCAAACAGATTTTTTTAGCATGATTTAACGTACAAGATTGTCGAACTTAAGTTAAatttgaactgatttcactataTTTTTTTGCCCAAATTGTATTAGTTGATGGTTTCAATATTTGCATGTATTTTGGGAAGTATAATAATATAAACGGAAAGTCATGCAAACTGCTGTATTCTCGTCTTTGCTTCCTTTtcctctctttctttttttattaatttttttttaaaaaaaatattttcttgcttgTTGTTATTATCCGTCCTGATCCTGAAAGCGAAAGGCTACGAAGGCTGTAGTAATAGCTTCTTGTCCTATTTTTTTCCCTCTATTTCT is part of the Primulina eburnea isolate SZY01 chromosome 1, ASM2296580v1, whole genome shotgun sequence genome and encodes:
- the LOC140839178 gene encoding mitochondrial adenine nucleotide transporter ADNT1-like; this translates as MASEEVKTSESAVSKIVTLAEEAKLAKEEIKPTKYQLYSICKSLVAGGVAGGVSRTAVAPLERLKILLQVQNPHNVKYCGTIQGLKYIWRSEGFRGMFKGNGTNCARIVPNSAVKFFSYEQASKGILYLYRQQTGNEDAQLTPLLRLGAGACAGIIAMSATYPMDMVRGRITVQTEKSPFQYRGMFHALSTVLREEGFRALYKGWLPSVIGVVPYVGLNFAVYESLKDWLIKSKAFGLVGEDDELGVATRLACGAAAGTVGQTIAYPLDVIRRRMQMVGWNHASSIVIGDGRSNVALEYTGMIDAFRKTVRHEGFGALYRGLVPNSVKVVPSIAIAFVTYEQVKAVLGVEIRISD